Within the Emticicia oligotrophica DSM 17448 genome, the region AAATCAAAGGTCAAGCCTCCAATAGGAATGACATTTAAAAAAGCCAAACGTTGCTTTTCCCATCCATTTTTCTTGAATAAAAAGCTAATGAGCATAATAAAAGAAAGCGTATAAATAATCGGATAAACAACATCAATCAGCGATTCTACCAATAGATAAACTGCTCGCCCATTCTCTCCATAACTTTCAATAATTTGATAACCACGCTCGGCACTAAAGCCAAAACTTAAATCCATTAAACCTCGATTCAATTCGGGGTCGAATTGCTTCTGAAAATAAGGCAAAATAGCTCCCGAAAAGGCAAATTGAAGGGCTAATAAACCTAAAACTAAATAGCCATTTGTACGGGCATAAAAGAAATCGGACAGTTTTTTCATGGTTTCTACTAAGGTTGGTTCTTGAAAAGATTGAATCGAATTTACCGCTTTATTTGAAGCTACATCTGTCAATGATTACAAAACTAATAATTTTGACTTAAAATACTAATTATCAAGTTTTTGAAAAGAAATTCCCATTCATCAATAAAGTGTTTTGACAAGAACATTTTAGGTGATAATTTCGAGACAAATTTTAAGATTCTAAGATTTATGAAAATCGTTTTCCTTGATGCCTATACCCTAAATCCGCTCAATGATTTAGACCTTTCAGTGCTAAACACACTCGGAGATATTACACTTTTTGACCGCACACCAATCGACCAAATTGTTGAGCGGGCTAAAGATGCCGAAATTATTCTCACCAATAAATGCCCACTTAGTGCTCAGACTATCAAGCAATTACCAAACTTGAAGTACATTGGTGTAACAGCTACTGGCTATAACATCATTGATATTGAAGCAGCCAAATCACAGGGCATTATGGTAGCCAATGTACGTGGTTATAGCTCGGCAGCAGTAGCTCAATTGGTATTTTCTCTGATTTTAGGCTTTACGAACCGAGTGGCCGAACACGCCGAGCATATTGATAAAACATGGCCTTCTGCAGCCGATTGGTGCTTTTATCATTATCCATTGGTGGAGTTAGAGGGGAAAACTTTGGGTATCATCGGTTTGGGTGATATTGGCAAGAAAGTAGCCAACATTGGCTTAGGATTTGGCATGAAAGTTTTGGCAAATAAGCGAGATTTGAGTTCGGGTGGAATGACAGGCGTGGAGCTATGTACTCAAGAAAAAATTCTACAAGAGAGCGATTATATTTCTTTACATTGCCCATTAACTCCTGAAAATCAGAATCTTATTAATAAGCAAACACTGGACTTAATGAAGCCATCGGCCATTTTGATAAATACTTCAAGAGGTGGATTGATTCATGAACAAGATTTGGCTGACGCCCTCAACAATGGTCGTATTGCTGGTGCAGGGCTTGATGTGCTCTCTGCCGAACCACCCGCTGCATCAAATCCATTATTAACGGCAAAAAATACGATAATCACGCCACATATTGCTTGGGCGGGTGTAAACGCACGCAAAGATTTACTGAAAGGTGTGGTTGAAAATATAGTCGATTTTCAGCGAGGAAAGACACCAAAAGGCAAGATTTAGTGCAATTT harbors:
- a CDS encoding D-2-hydroxyacid dehydrogenase; protein product: MKIVFLDAYTLNPLNDLDLSVLNTLGDITLFDRTPIDQIVERAKDAEIILTNKCPLSAQTIKQLPNLKYIGVTATGYNIIDIEAAKSQGIMVANVRGYSSAAVAQLVFSLILGFTNRVAEHAEHIDKTWPSAADWCFYHYPLVELEGKTLGIIGLGDIGKKVANIGLGFGMKVLANKRDLSSGGMTGVELCTQEKILQESDYISLHCPLTPENQNLINKQTLDLMKPSAILINTSRGGLIHEQDLADALNNGRIAGAGLDVLSAEPPAASNPLLTAKNTIITPHIAWAGVNARKDLLKGVVENIVDFQRGKTPKGKI